One genomic segment of Halococcus sediminicola includes these proteins:
- a CDS encoding lipoate--protein ligase family protein, with protein MNNLDATLDESWRIIDDGVYDEPTHHALDEVLIGRLNNNEITPTIRFWYRTGPAVPLGRFQAYADEVQDEYVRDQGIDVVRRITGGGAMYAEPGAVITYSMYLPCEMVSDDIERSYEQLNQWAIDALCNLGLAAFHEPLNDIAHEDGKIGGAAQLRRSNAVLHHVTMSYALDIEAMLRALRIGKEKLSDKAVKSAEKRVTRIADYVNGDRKTVIERLKDEFYDNYGGVRGSLTDNEVMAAERLAETKFRTDEWNKRL; from the coding sequence ATGAACAATCTCGACGCCACCCTCGACGAAAGCTGGCGGATCATTGATGACGGAGTCTACGACGAGCCGACCCACCACGCGCTCGATGAAGTGTTGATCGGTCGTCTCAACAATAACGAGATAACACCCACGATTCGGTTTTGGTACCGGACGGGACCAGCAGTACCTCTCGGTCGCTTTCAAGCATACGCCGACGAAGTACAGGACGAGTACGTCCGTGACCAGGGAATCGATGTCGTGCGACGGATCACCGGCGGTGGCGCGATGTATGCTGAGCCCGGCGCGGTGATCACCTACTCAATGTACCTCCCCTGTGAGATGGTCTCTGATGACATCGAACGAAGCTATGAACAACTCAACCAATGGGCCATCGACGCACTCTGCAACCTCGGACTCGCAGCCTTTCACGAACCGCTCAACGACATCGCTCACGAGGACGGAAAGATCGGCGGTGCGGCCCAGCTCCGGCGCTCGAATGCAGTGTTGCACCACGTCACGATGAGCTACGCGCTCGACATCGAAGCGATGCTCCGAGCGCTTCGTATCGGCAAAGAGAAACTCTCCGATAAGGCTGTCAAATCGGCCGAGAAACGCGTCACCCGTATTGCGGACTACGTCAACGGGGACCGAAAGACTGTGATCGAACGACTCAAAGATGAATTTTACGACAATTACGGCGGCGTGAGGGGTTCATTGACGGACAATGAAGTGATGGCGGCGGAACGACTTGCCGAGACAAAGTTCAGGACGGACGAGTGGAACAAGCGTCTGTAG